Proteins encoded by one window of Azoarcus sp. PA01:
- the zapE gene encoding cell division protein ZapE translates to MPHRVLKVAQHGMLDAYEAQLKARGYKSDPEQRAAVQRLQQLYTDLIGFKVARRGTLRKLLARPRLPRSVYFWGGVGRGKSFLMDCFFDAVPYQRKRRVHFHAFMQEVQNDLKNFNDAPDPLQRVADRIARQTRLLCFDEFHVSDIADAMILGRLLDALFARGVIFVMTSNYPPEGLYPNGLQRINFLPAIEMIKRRFDVIEVDHGTDYRLRTLEKIEIYLVPDDATAERKMREDFRRLAASDGETGPIDLLGRELPVVRRAPGVIWFDFATLCDGPRSQNDYLEIAREHHTLLLSGVPRMSAGNASEARRFTWLVDVLYDHRVKLVMSAEVEAPELYTTGHNAHEFVRTVSRLMEMRSRDYLAEAHRTE, encoded by the coding sequence ATGCCCCATCGTGTTCTCAAAGTCGCCCAGCACGGAATGCTCGATGCGTACGAGGCGCAGCTCAAGGCGCGCGGCTACAAGTCCGACCCCGAGCAGCGCGCCGCGGTGCAGCGTCTGCAGCAGCTCTATACCGACCTGATCGGGTTCAAGGTCGCGCGCCGCGGGACGCTGCGCAAGCTCCTCGCCCGGCCGCGCCTGCCGCGCAGCGTCTATTTCTGGGGCGGCGTCGGGCGTGGCAAGAGCTTCCTGATGGACTGCTTTTTCGACGCGGTGCCGTACCAGCGCAAGCGCCGCGTGCATTTCCACGCGTTCATGCAGGAAGTGCAGAACGACCTGAAGAATTTCAACGACGCGCCCGATCCGCTGCAGCGCGTCGCCGACCGCATCGCGCGCCAGACGCGGCTGCTGTGTTTCGACGAGTTCCACGTCTCGGACATCGCCGACGCGATGATCCTCGGGCGCCTGCTCGACGCGCTGTTCGCACGCGGCGTGATCTTCGTCATGACCTCGAACTATCCGCCGGAAGGCCTCTACCCGAACGGGCTGCAGCGCATCAATTTCCTGCCGGCGATCGAGATGATCAAGCGTCGCTTCGACGTGATCGAGGTGGACCACGGCACCGATTACCGCTTGCGCACGCTGGAGAAGATCGAGATTTATCTCGTGCCCGACGACGCCACGGCCGAGCGCAAGATGCGCGAGGATTTCCGCCGCCTGGCCGCGAGCGACGGCGAAACCGGCCCGATCGACCTGCTCGGCCGCGAGCTGCCGGTCGTGCGCCGCGCCCCCGGCGTCATCTGGTTCGACTTCGCGACGCTGTGCGACGGGCCGCGGTCGCAGAACGACTATCTCGAAATCGCCCGCGAGCATCACACCTTGCTGCTCTCCGGGGTGCCGCGCATGAGCGCCGGGAATGCGTCCGAAGCGCGGCGTTTCACGTGGCTCGTCGACGTCCTCTACGATCATCGCGTCAAGCTCGTGATGAGCGCCGAAGTCGAGGCGCCTGAGCTGTACACGACCGGCCACAACGCGCACGAATTCGTCCGCACGGTCAGTCGGCTGATGGAAATGCGCAGCCGCGACTACCTTGCCGAGGCCCATCGCACGGAGTGA